The Leptodactylus fuscus isolate aLepFus1 chromosome 3, aLepFus1.hap2, whole genome shotgun sequence genome has a segment encoding these proteins:
- the LOC142198614 gene encoding taste receptor type 2 member 40-like — MQSLNWQHSEQESRVELQRKDRYQYRFLDKMGFSTWNIIALGLYIECFAGIAVNLIIVAANMMKRRTLKSLPTCDKILSCLMISRSLSVFNIFLAHLFLKFYGLIMQNFVVTAILLTNAIILHYTDLWFAAVLCVYYCVKITTYNWKFFTFMKTKISTLVPWFLLASLVISISSGLPFSFYLYDLKPQNVSNSSMELFVFQAGAQEDFHSHFFVVLVGSSPPFTIFLVADGLLLHSLWTHTRRMRGSGSGIRSPNLESHVSAVKSMSLFLVLQITYFTFMNVFCSGSFYDYWLWHLASLAISCSLPFFHSLYIMCFCPEIKKAIISMCHGLTRCQKSHQ; from the coding sequence ATGCAAAGTCTAAACTGGCAGCATTCAGAGCAGGAGTCCAGAGTGGAACTCCAGAGAAAGGATCGTTATCAATACAGATTTCTAGATAAAATGGGATTCTCTACCTGGAATATCATTGCTCTTGGGCTGTATATTGAATGTTTTGCAGGGATCGCAGTAAATCTGATTATTGTGGCGGCCAATATGATGAAAAGGAGAACCCTGAAATCTCTTCCAACCTGTGATAAGATTCTGAGCTGTTTGATGATTTCCAGAAGCTTGTCCGTCTTCAATATCTTTTTAGCTCACTTATTCTTGAAGTTTTATGGATTGATCATGCAAAACTTTGTGGTGACAGCCATATTACTGACTAATGCCATAATCCTGCATTACACTGACCTCTGGTTTGCTGCTGTCCTCTGTGTCTATTACTGTGTGAAGATTACAACCTACAACTGGAAGTTCTTTACCTTCATGAAGACCAAGATCTCCACCTTGGTCCCGTGGTTCCTTCTGGCATCTTTAGTGATTTCTATATCTTCAGGTCTTCCATTCAGTTTCTATCTTTATGACTTAAAGCCTCAGAATGTATCAAACAGTTCAATGGAGTTATTTGTCTTCCAAGCTGGTGCTCAGGAAGACTTTCACAGCCACTTCTTCGTAGTCCTAGTAGGCTCAAGTCCACCATTCACAATATTTTTGGTTGCAGACGGCCTGTTACTTCATTCTCTTTGGACACACACCAGACGGATGAGGGGCTCGGGGTCTGGTATTCGAAGCCCAAACTTGGAGTCTCACGTCAGTGCGGTAAAGAGTATGAGCCTCTTCTTAGTGTTACAGATAACATACTTCACTTTCATGAATGTCTTTTGCTCCGGTAGTTTCTATGATTACTGGCTTTGGCATTTGGCCAGTTTGGCTATAAGCTGCAGTCTTCCATTCTTCCATTCTCTGTACATTATGTGTTTCTGCCCTGAGATCAAGAAGGCAATTATCTCAATGTGCCATGGGCTTACAAGATGTCAGAAGAGCCACCAGTAA